From Helicobacter sp. MIT 21-1697:
GGGGCTTTAGAGATTCTTTGATAGAATCTCTAGGCTGATGTTTTTAAGTTTTTATATTATTTGAGGTAACTTAATTAAGTAAGATAAAAACTGAGTTGATATAAAATCAATTTTACATTTTACTATCTCATAGGAGTTGTTATGAAAAAATGTTTTGCAGTTTTAGCATTAAGCTTGGGTTTAGCTTTTAGTCCGCTGTGTGCGCTAGAGAGTAAATCTCTTAGTCAATCTGATATAGAGTTTCTTTTTGTTGCTGACACAAATAGCCTCAATGTGCTTACTCTAAGCGATGAGGAAATGAATCTTACACAAGGTGAGTTTTTTGGTTCGTGGTTTATAAAATGGATAAATCCTAAACCTATATGTTGCTTTCTTAGAAAATAGATTCTAGTTAATATCAAATCCATAAAGAAGCCTAAATTCAAAAATGAAGTTAAGAATCAGAATCTATTTGTTTTGCCTTTTGCCCTTTGTGCTTTGGGCAAAGCCTGTGAGTATTGATGAGATTTTCACACCCAAAAAGCAATTTAAGATTCTCGGCTCATTTTCTTATATCAATATTATGCGGAAAAATTCATCTCCCGCATTGATTTCTGTTCCCTCAAACATTCACGGAATCCCAAATATAAATGATTCTATCAAAATCCCCTTTTGGAATCACAATAATATCAATCAAGACTATCTCAGTTTCTCACTTCAGGCACGATATGGGATTTCTAAACGCGTAGAACTTTTTAGCACCCTCAATGCCTTTTGGCAAAGAAGCCTTATTGATGATAATGCAGGTAATTTCAATTCATCACATAATGGGGATTTTAGCTCGCTTAGTGTTGGATTCTTAGCAGAGGCAAAAAAAGAGGGCAAAGCTCCAGCAATACTTATTGGTGGCAGCGTAGATGTGATTGATAAGACTTATTTCGCCCTTGCACAAGAATCTTCACAATCTCAAAAGTCTTTACAATATGGTAAAGGCTATTCTCTCTTTGCCACGAGTTTTTATACGATTGACCCGATTGTGTTTTTGCTCCAAGCGGGTTTTGGACTCAATCTCCCCAAATATTACAAGAATATCAAGCTTGATAGTGGCGAAACCTTTAGCCTTAGCCCCATAGTATATTTTGCAGTCAATCCCTATGTGTCTTTAAATTTTGGTGTGCGCTATAATTATCAGAGCAGAGACAAGCTCAATAATGAGATTATCTCCTATACAGGCTCATCACTAGGATATACTTTTGGCGTAGCGTATGAAATCAAATCAAAGCTCATTCTCTTTGCCGATGTAGAGCGACTAGATACGCATAATTTCTCAAGCAATGCGCTTAACATATCGCTCTCATATAGAATCTAATGCGTATCTTTAGCACTTTTCTTATCTTTTGGAGCATTTGTCTCGCCGATGTGCATATTCATCAAAAATCCTTGTTTTTTCAAAAGCCCATTGCCTCTTGGAGTGAGATTAAAGATAGGAATCTCACCAAGCAGCAGTATGATTATAGCTGCGGGAGCGCTTCTCTCTCTACGATTTTGACTTATTATTACAGCCAAGATATAAGCGAAAAGGACATTTTGGACTTTTTACTCACGAGCAAAGGCATAGATGTAAATAAAAAAGAGGAGATAGAGACAAATGAAAACCTAAGGGAAAGCGTGAGTTTTTCGTTTTCAGATTTGGCTTTATTTGCCCAAAGCAAAGGATTTAAGGCAGTGGGTTTAGCATTAGATTTAGATGCTCTCTCTACGCTTAAAGCGCCTGTGATTATCTATGTGAATGTGCGCGATATGGAGCATTTTAGCGTTTATAAGGGCAAAGATTCGCAATTTGTGTATCTTGCTGACCCAAGTCTAGGCAATATAAAAGTGAGCATTGGCAAATTTGTAGAGATGTTTTATCAAAGAGCAGATTTGACGCACCCGGGCAAGATTCTAGCGATACTCCCTACACAAGAGACAAAAATCAACGCAGCTTTTATGCAGCATACACAAGATTCTACATTAACTTATGAAAGCATTAAACAAAGAGCTATTCAGTAAATTTTAAAATATTCTCTTATAATGTATATGATAGCTTGAAGTGTTGTCTATGGTAGTATTAAGCGTAAAGTGTATATGCTGTGTGGGATTGCTATGCGTTGAAGCGATAAGATAAGAAGTGCTAAAGCCAAGAATTGCTCCCGTACCTAAAGCTTGTTCTTTCACGCCTTGTGTATCATCACTACCATAACTATAAGCCATCATTGCTAAGGGAAGTATTTGCATTACATCGCCATAAAGTTCAAATCCACTTTTTTGCGCACTTTTACTCTGTGAGGATACAATACAAAGTGATAATATTATCCCCCCCCCCCATTGATTTTTGTATTGCACTTATTA
This genomic window contains:
- a CDS encoding outer membrane beta-barrel protein; amino-acid sequence: MKLRIRIYLFCLLPFVLWAKPVSIDEIFTPKKQFKILGSFSYINIMRKNSSPALISVPSNIHGIPNINDSIKIPFWNHNNINQDYLSFSLQARYGISKRVELFSTLNAFWQRSLIDDNAGNFNSSHNGDFSSLSVGFLAEAKKEGKAPAILIGGSVDVIDKTYFALAQESSQSQKSLQYGKGYSLFATSFYTIDPIVFLLQAGFGLNLPKYYKNIKLDSGETFSLSPIVYFAVNPYVSLNFGVRYNYQSRDKLNNEIISYTGSSLGYTFGVAYEIKSKLILFADVERLDTHNFSSNALNISLSYRI
- a CDS encoding C39 family peptidase — protein: MRIFSTFLIFWSICLADVHIHQKSLFFQKPIASWSEIKDRNLTKQQYDYSCGSASLSTILTYYYSQDISEKDILDFLLTSKGIDVNKKEEIETNENLRESVSFSFSDLALFAQSKGFKAVGLALDLDALSTLKAPVIIYVNVRDMEHFSVYKGKDSQFVYLADPSLGNIKVSIGKFVEMFYQRADLTHPGKILAILPTQETKINAAFMQHTQDSTLTYESIKQRAIQ